From the Musa acuminata AAA Group cultivar baxijiao chromosome BXJ1-2, Cavendish_Baxijiao_AAA, whole genome shotgun sequence genome, one window contains:
- the LOC103971914 gene encoding tricetin 3',4',5'-O-trimethyltransferase-like: protein MESIKDMPQLTPEEDEKASMFALQLVMGSILPITVNAAMELELLEIIVQAGPGAKLSPTDVVSRMPTENPEAVAMVDRILRLLAAYEVVSCSVETGHDGHPSCKYGAAPVCKYLTKNEDGVSLAALSLLNHNKINMESCYSLKEAVLEGGAPFEKAHRMTLFERQRADPRYNKLFAEGMRGHSTIFMKKLVEIYRGFDDVKVLVDVGGGTGATIHKITSKHPHIKGINFDLPHVISNAPPYPGVEHVGGDMFERVPSGGDAIFIKWILHDWTDEQCIKILRNCWKVLPEKGKVMVVEYILPVIPESNMIAQGIFTLDMVMMIQTGGKERTQKEFEALAKEAGFIGLKATYISMCVWLMEFTK, encoded by the exons ATGGAATCCATCAAGGACATGCCGCAGCTGACACCCGAGGAGGACGAGAAGGCAAGCATGTTCGCCCTGCAGCTGGTGATGGGTTCCATCCTCCCCATAACAGTCAACGCGGCCATGGAGCTCGAGCTACTAGAGATCATCGTCCAGGCCGGCCCCGGCGCCAAGCTGAGCCCCACCGACGTGGTGTCCCGGATGCCAACCGAGAACCCCGAGGCGGTGGCCATGGTGGACCGGATCCTCCGTCTGCTCGCCGCCTATGAAGTCGTCAGTTGCTCTGTCGAGACCGGCCACGACGGCCATCCCTCGTGCAAGTACGGCGCGGCGCCTGTGTGCAAATACTTGACCAAGAACGAGGACGGCGTTTCCTTGGCAGCGTTGAGCTTGTTGAACCACAACAAGATCAACATGGAGAGCTG TTACTCCTTGAAGGAAGCGGTGTTGGAGGGCGGCGCCCCCTTCGAGAAGGCCCACCGGATGACGTTGTTCGAGCGCCAACGCGCCGATCCACGGTACAACAAGCTTTTCGCCGAGGGCATGAGGGGCCACTCTACCATCTTCATGAAGAAGCTGGTCGAGATCTACCGCGGCTTCGACGACGTCAAGGTGCTCGTCgacgtcggtggtggcaccggcgCCACCATCCACAAGATCACCTCCAAGCATCCGCACATCAAGGGCATCAACTTCGACCTCCCTCATGTCATTTCCAACGCACCACCCTACCCAG GTGTCGAGCATGTCGGTGGCGACATGTTTGAAAGAGTTCCGAGTGGAGGAGACGCCATCTTCATTAAG TGGATCCTTCATGACTGGACTGACGAGCAAtgcataaaaatattaagaaactgTTGGAAGGTTCTGCCAGAGAAAGGAAAGGTGATGGTGGTGGAATATATACTCCCCGTAATCCCGGAGTCTAACATGATCGCACAGGGTATTTTTACCCTAGACATGGTCATGATGATCCAGACTGGAGGGAAAGAACGGACACAGAAAGAGTTTGAGGCGTTGGCAAAGGAAGCAGGGTTCATAGGATTGAAGGCTACCTATATATCCATGTGTGTCTGGCTCATGGAATTCACAAAATAG
- the LOC135611390 gene encoding caffeic acid 3-O-methyltransferase-like, producing MQANRYVPQLTPKEEQEEEDAAYVRALQLTAGTVLAMVLKVALEPDLFEVIVTAGPGNAMSPEEIAARLPTQNPQAPIWVDRILRLLAANSIVGCTVESGFDGRLSRKYSMAPISKFFTKSHDSSFASVVWLGTDKVYMDVR from the coding sequence ATGCAGGCCAACAGGTACGTGCCGCAGCTGACACCCAAGGAAGAGCAAGAGGAGGAGGATGCGGCTTACGTACGCGCTCTGCAACTCACAGCTGGCACCGTCTTGGCCATGGTCCTCAAGGTGGCCCTCGAGCCCGACCTCTTTGAGGTCATCGTCACGGCTGGCCCGGGAAACGCAATGAGCCCCGAGGAGATTGCCGCCCGGCTTCCGACCCAGAACCCGCAGGCACCCATCTGGGTGGATCGCATTCTCCGCTTGCTCGCCGCCAACAGCATCGTCGGCTGCACCGTGGAGTCCGGCTTCGATGGTCGCCTCTCGCGGAAGTACAGCATGGCACCCATCTCCAAGTTTTTCACCAAGAGTCACGATTCTTCGTTTGCTAGCGTGGTTTGGCTAGGTACCGACAAAGTCTACATGGATGTACGGTAa
- the LOC135612516 gene encoding caffeic acid 3-O-methyltransferase-like yields the protein MAAYGMSSFEYQGTDPRFNKVFNEAMQSHSTIMISRLLRTYGGFDDVEVLVDVGGGVGTTLGMITAKHPRIKGINFDLSHVISEAQPLPGVQHVSGDMFEAVPRGDAIFLKLILHDWSDENCVKLLKNCWKALPEKGKVIVVECVVPAVPKPTPRDQGIFQLDLCMATYNIGGKERTEEEFQGLARDGGFTGFKALHLFADTWVMEFTK from the exons ATGGCCGCCTATGGGATGTCGTCCTTCGAGTACCAAGGCACCGATCCACGCTTCAACAAGGTGTTCAACGAGGCCATGCAAAGCCACTCCACCATCATGATCAGCCGACTGCTCCGCACTTACGGCGGCTTCGACGACGTGGAAGTGCTGGTCGACGTCGGCGGCGGCGTCGGCACCACCCTCGGCATGATCACTGCCAAGCACCCCCGCATCAAGGGCATCAACTTCGACCTCTCGCATGTCATCTCCGAAGCACAACCCCTGCCAG GTGTGCAGCACGTTAGCGGAGACATGTTCGAAGCTGTTCCCCGCGGAGATGCCATTTTTCTCAAG TTGATTCTTCATGACTGGAGCGATGAGAATTGTGTAAAGCTATTGAAGAACTGTTGGAAAGCTCTGCCGGAGAAAGGGAAGGTGATTGTGGTGGAATGTGTTGTTCCAGCCGTTCCAAAGCCGACTCCGAGAGACCAAGGCATCTTCCAGTTAGATCTGTGCATGGCGACCTACAACATCGGAGGAAAAGAGAGAACGGAGGAGGAGTTCCAAGGGTTGGCAAGGGACGGTGGGTTTACCGGATTCAAAGCTCTTCATTTGTTTGCAGATACGTGGGTCATGGAATTCACCAAGTAG
- the LOC135611398 gene encoding caffeic acid 3-O-methyltransferase-like, whose product MQATNDVGQPTPDKDDEEVFFRALQFSCSAVFPMVLKVAIDLELLEIIVTAGPEKVMSPEEIAARLPTHNPQAPIWVDRILRLLSTNSIVGCTVESGADGRPSRKYAMTPISKFFTKNHDRSVVKMFLLHHDKVFMDLW is encoded by the coding sequence ATGCAGGCAACCAACGACGTGGGGCAGCCGACACCCGACAAAGATGATGAGGAGGTGTTCTTTCGGGCTCTGCAGTTCTCATGCAGCGCCGTCTTCCCCATGGTCCTCAAGGTGGCCATCGATCTCGAGCTCCTCGAGATCATCGTCACGGCTGGCCCGGAAAAGGTAATGAGCCCAGAGGAGATTGCCGCTCGGCTGCCCACCCACAACCCGCAGGCACCCATCTGGGTCGATCGGATTCTCCGCTTGCTCTCGACCAACAGCATCGTCGGCTGCACCGTCGAGTCCGGCGCCGACGGCCGCCCCTCGCGGAAGTACGCCATGACACCCATCTCCAAGTTTTTCACCAAGAATCACGATCGTTCTGTTGTGAAAATGTTTTTGCTACATCATGACAAAGTCTTCATGGATCTATGGTAA
- the LOC135612521 gene encoding homeobox-leucine zipper protein HAT22-like isoform X2, which translates to MAEEECNTNLSLAIDGGRQFMPGHRSKPTLHLQVLFPHHPKEEEEEEPIRIPRSKNTEEEEVISGRDNSNCSNDKLFGTRKKLKLTKEQVTLLEDRFREHNTLNTAQKQDLADRLNIQTRQVEVWFQNRRARTKLKKIEVDYECLKKWCESLSDENRRLKKELQELRSANPGSPFYMHLLKAATLTICPSCERMAAIGGGAAGKSTSAFDGMKGQLVPVKNGLLSRRN; encoded by the exons ATGGCAGAAGAGGAATGCAATACTAACCTCTCCCTTGCAATAGATGGTGGTCGACAATTCATGCCTGGCCACCGATCCAAGCCTACCCTTCATTTGCAGGTCCTGTTCCCACATCAtccgaaagaagaggaagaagaagagccaaTAAGGATACCGAGATCGAAGAACACCGAAGAGGAGGAAGTTATCAGTGGCAGAGACAACAGTAACTGCAGCAATGACAAACTGTTTGGCACAAGAAAGAAGCTTAAGCTCACAAAAGAACAAGTAACATTGCTGGAAGACAGATTTAGAGAGCACAACACCCTTAATACG GCTCAGAAGCAAGATCTCGCTGACCGGCTAAATATACAAACAAGACAGGTGGAAGTCTGGTTCCAGAACAGAAGAGCAAG GACGAAGCTAAAGAAGATTGAGGTGGACTATGAATGCCTCAAGAAGTGGTGTGAGAGCCTAAGTGATGAGAACCGGAGGCTGAAGAAGGAGCTGCAGGAGCTGAGGTCTGCAAATCCTGGATCCCCATTCTACATGCACCTTCTCAAGGCAGCGACGCTGACCATATGCCCGTCCTGTGAGAGGATGGCTGCTATTGGTGGTGGCGCCGCCGGAAAGAGCACGAGCGCCTTCGACGGCATGAAGGGCCAATTGGTGCCTGTGAAGAATGGGCTTCTCAGTCGACGAAACTAA
- the LOC135612521 gene encoding homeobox-leucine zipper protein HAT22-like isoform X1, which produces MAEEECNTNLSLAIDGGRQFMPGHRSKPTLHLQVLFPHHPKEEEEEEPIRIPRSKNTEEEEVISGRDNSNCSNDKLFGTRKKLKLTKEQVTLLEDRFREHNTLNTVSPQYYLLHDCNRSEFVFWEELCMDSICMQAQKQDLADRLNIQTRQVEVWFQNRRARTKLKKIEVDYECLKKWCESLSDENRRLKKELQELRSANPGSPFYMHLLKAATLTICPSCERMAAIGGGAAGKSTSAFDGMKGQLVPVKNGLLSRRN; this is translated from the exons ATGGCAGAAGAGGAATGCAATACTAACCTCTCCCTTGCAATAGATGGTGGTCGACAATTCATGCCTGGCCACCGATCCAAGCCTACCCTTCATTTGCAGGTCCTGTTCCCACATCAtccgaaagaagaggaagaagaagagccaaTAAGGATACCGAGATCGAAGAACACCGAAGAGGAGGAAGTTATCAGTGGCAGAGACAACAGTAACTGCAGCAATGACAAACTGTTTGGCACAAGAAAGAAGCTTAAGCTCACAAAAGAACAAGTAACATTGCTGGAAGACAGATTTAGAGAGCACAACACCCTTAATACGGTATCTCCTCAGTACTATCTCTTACATGATTGCAATCGATCGGAGTTTGTTTTCTGGGAAGAACTATGTATGGATTCCATCTGCATGCAGGCTCAGAAGCAAGATCTCGCTGACCGGCTAAATATACAAACAAGACAGGTGGAAGTCTGGTTCCAGAACAGAAGAGCAAG GACGAAGCTAAAGAAGATTGAGGTGGACTATGAATGCCTCAAGAAGTGGTGTGAGAGCCTAAGTGATGAGAACCGGAGGCTGAAGAAGGAGCTGCAGGAGCTGAGGTCTGCAAATCCTGGATCCCCATTCTACATGCACCTTCTCAAGGCAGCGACGCTGACCATATGCCCGTCCTGTGAGAGGATGGCTGCTATTGGTGGTGGCGCCGCCGGAAAGAGCACGAGCGCCTTCGACGGCATGAAGGGCCAATTGGTGCCTGTGAAGAATGGGCTTCTCAGTCGACGAAACTAA
- the LOC135586154 gene encoding uncharacterized protein LOC135586154: protein MLPTPSDLCEGEKYSLHCGGDQNVMEPRDNVANMQKLLHIKATQKSLQDCDRSASFNVTEASQLVAVLLLCSFWKRWCTLGEASTRTPGRRAFFPPSSSLAPPTVGVSRFHRPLRSNMSASAEAAPDPAGDPASPLPGVGEGNPPGGDVVVQYVVLRRDLIDTWPLGSVVAQGFHHHPDVLACCTDRNLDSMHKMKGETQLRNLANKLKKEGIDHKLWVEQPEDFLTCIATRPYPKSQKTETALYVKKSHNRTIQVNPRRSRGASAVG, encoded by the exons ATGCTCCCCACTCCTTCAGATCTATGTGAGGGGGAAAAATATTCTCTGCACTGTGGTGGTGATCAGAATGTTATGGAACCTAGAGACAATGTAGCAAACATGCAGAAACTTTTGCACATCAAAGCAACACAGAAATCACTGCAAGATTGTGACAGATCTGCATCCTTTAATGTGACTGAAGCTTCTCAGCTGGTAGCTGTGTTGTTGCTG TGTTCATTTTGGAAACGCTGGTGCACGCTCGGTGAGGCCTCGACTCGAACGCCCGGGCGCCGAGCCTTCTTCCCGCCCTCCTCTTCCCTCGCGCCGCCCACGGTTGGCGTGTCCCGCTTCCACCGTCCTCTGAGGAGCAACATGAGCGCCTCCGCCGAAGCAGCGCCGGATCCCGCCGGAGACCCCGCTTCTCCCTTGCCGGGCGTTGGCGAGGGTAATCCCCCGGGGGGCGACGTGGTGGTGCAGTACGTGGTGCTCCGGCGCGACCTGATTGACACGTGGCCGCTCGGGAGCGTCGTCGCCCAGGGCTTCCACCACCACCCCGACGTCCTTGCCTGCTGCACCGACCGCAACCTTGATTCCATGCACAAG ATGAAGGGAGAGACACAATTGAGGAACCTGGCGAACAAGCTGAAGAAGGAAGGGATCGACCACAAGCTGTGGGTAGAGCAACCGGAGGACTTCCTTACTTGCATCGCAACCCGGCCGTACCCCAAGTCTCAG AAAACAGAAACAGCACTATATGTGAAGAAGAGCCATAATCGAACGATTCAGGTTAACCCTCGAAGGTCCCGTGGAGCATCAGCCGTCGGATGA